The following proteins are encoded in a genomic region of Pseudodesulfovibrio mercurii:
- a CDS encoding cytochrome c3 family protein, protein MQNRYFIISAIVALLFAGAVVGYAIPMEKQEVPARVILDNTGGRIVFAHQAHAVEYGGDCVDCHHDGVEGESYLPCGACHPAEFDEQFRLNHPKAFSDQKACLRCHDGVPAGPLPEDQWPDVESIPTRGEAFHSLCMGCHEENGGPYGDDACYQCHAR, encoded by the coding sequence TTGCAGAACAGATATTTCATCATATCAGCCATCGTTGCGCTCCTGTTCGCGGGGGCAGTGGTCGGCTACGCCATACCGATGGAAAAACAGGAAGTCCCGGCTCGGGTCATCCTGGACAACACCGGTGGCCGGATCGTGTTCGCCCACCAGGCGCACGCCGTGGAGTACGGGGGCGACTGTGTGGACTGCCACCATGACGGCGTTGAGGGCGAAAGCTACCTGCCGTGCGGGGCGTGCCATCCGGCGGAGTTCGACGAGCAGTTCCGCCTCAATCATCCCAAGGCGTTTTCGGATCAGAAGGCCTGCCTGCGCTGCCATGACGGCGTGCCCGCCGGCCCCCTGCCCGAAGACCAATGGCCGGACGTCGAGTCCATTCCCACACGGGGCGAGGCCTTCCACTCCCTGTGCATGGGATGTCACGAGGAAAACGGCGGTCCCTACGGCGACGACGCCTGCTACCAGTGTCACGCGAGGTAA
- a CDS encoding electron transporter RnfC encodes MLKIRYSLDLELTNSIRDMALPEELHFQVRNLVVKTKKGSVLTKGEIIAEHPAPGGGAYHAAVGGKVTGVNYHSLIVNCTGGDDVVPPVDVNSMGKGAELLRVLQGLGVGVSQLSGKAEVLVINGLNPEPGVSVAQQLLRDGREELAAGLALARRLLSPNRTVLAVPKGDEVTIPGAESVQVRAKYPYSLDALVVRAVTGREFPEDTRVMNVMDLYDLGRVSLTGLPITETLMTIAGNNYRVPIGTPVRHILTVLGLETHPGDSIVLGGPFRGEAIYSLDEGVKKTDYGLFITSSDAIPAVQDAACINCGECVLQCPARVQPHLISRCAEYERFEEAERYGLNSCFECGLCAFNCFARRPLLQYIRFAKAQLKAKGQGAQA; translated from the coding sequence ATGCTCAAGATACGTTATTCACTTGATTTGGAGCTGACCAATTCCATCCGCGACATGGCGCTCCCGGAAGAGTTGCACTTTCAGGTGCGCAATCTCGTCGTCAAGACCAAGAAAGGCAGCGTCCTGACCAAGGGCGAGATCATCGCCGAACATCCCGCCCCGGGCGGCGGGGCCTACCACGCGGCGGTGGGCGGCAAGGTCACGGGCGTCAACTACCACAGCCTGATCGTGAACTGCACGGGCGGCGATGACGTCGTTCCCCCCGTGGACGTCAATTCCATGGGCAAGGGCGCGGAACTGCTGCGCGTCCTCCAGGGACTCGGCGTGGGCGTGAGCCAGCTCTCGGGCAAGGCCGAGGTCCTGGTCATCAACGGCCTGAACCCGGAACCGGGCGTGTCCGTGGCCCAGCAACTCCTGCGGGACGGCCGCGAGGAACTGGCCGCGGGTCTGGCCCTGGCCCGCAGGCTGCTCTCGCCCAACCGCACGGTCCTGGCCGTGCCCAAGGGCGACGAGGTGACCATCCCCGGCGCCGAGAGCGTACAGGTCCGGGCCAAGTACCCGTACTCCCTGGACGCCCTGGTGGTCCGGGCCGTGACCGGCCGGGAATTTCCCGAGGACACCCGGGTCATGAACGTCATGGACCTCTACGACCTGGGCCGGGTGAGCCTGACCGGGCTGCCCATCACCGAGACATTGATGACCATCGCCGGGAACAATTACCGGGTGCCCATCGGCACGCCCGTGCGGCACATCCTGACTGTCCTCGGCCTGGAGACCCACCCCGGCGACTCCATCGTCCTGGGCGGGCCCTTCCGGGGCGAGGCCATCTACAGCCTGGACGAGGGGGTCAAGAAGACCGACTACGGCCTGTTCATCACCTCTTCGGACGCCATCCCGGCGGTCCAGGACGCGGCCTGCATCAACTGCGGGGAGTGCGTCCTGCAATGCCCGGCCAGGGTCCAGCCGCACCTCATCAGCCGTTGCGCCGAGTACGAACGGTTCGAGGAGGCCGAGCGGTACGGCCTGAACAGCTGTTTCGAGTGCGGTTTGTGCGCCTTCAACTGCTTCGCCCGACGGCCGCTGCTCCAATACATCCGCTTCGCCAAGGCGCAGCTCAAGGCCAAGGGGCAGGGGGCCCAGGCCTGA
- a CDS encoding RnfABCDGE type electron transport complex subunit D, whose protein sequence is MNPPILKAMSDVSLRLTVSPPPHWRSGRTIQGMMQAHLLALLPAVVTAVIMYGYRAISVIGLAGTAAVLTEVVCLRLQKRDVDVDNYSALYAGVLFAFLLPVTAPWWLVAIGGILTIALGRTVFGGFGCNPVCAPLVAWAVCRFSWPAAMDIDLNLANYVANSPVDQLMHFGVGSLLQFDYMDLFTGRQLGGLGSSQVMALAAGGIFLLAARWIRLFIPVGFLIGVAGTATVYWAIDPTVYADPMFHLLAGSTVFGAFFLAPDAASSPVGKIPQTVFGLIAGAMVVIIRVYGVYPDGVPFAIMVANLLSPLLDRLRPKFFGVR, encoded by the coding sequence ATGAATCCTCCCATTCTCAAAGCAATGTCCGACGTATCGCTCAGGCTGACGGTTTCGCCGCCGCCGCACTGGCGTAGCGGGCGGACCATCCAGGGCATGATGCAGGCGCACCTGCTGGCCCTGCTTCCGGCCGTGGTCACGGCGGTGATCATGTACGGCTACCGCGCCATCTCGGTGATCGGCCTGGCCGGGACCGCGGCGGTGCTCACCGAAGTGGTCTGTCTGCGCCTCCAGAAGCGGGACGTGGACGTGGACAATTATTCGGCCCTTTACGCGGGCGTGCTCTTCGCCTTCCTGCTCCCGGTCACCGCGCCGTGGTGGCTGGTGGCCATCGGTGGCATCCTGACCATCGCCCTGGGGCGCACCGTTTTCGGCGGCTTCGGCTGCAACCCGGTCTGCGCCCCGCTGGTGGCCTGGGCCGTGTGTCGTTTCTCCTGGCCCGCGGCCATGGACATTGACCTCAACCTGGCGAACTACGTGGCCAACAGCCCAGTGGATCAGCTCATGCATTTCGGAGTGGGCAGCCTCCTCCAGTTCGACTACATGGACCTGTTCACCGGGCGGCAGCTCGGCGGCCTGGGTTCGTCACAGGTCATGGCCCTGGCCGCGGGCGGCATTTTCCTGCTCGCCGCCCGCTGGATCCGCCTGTTCATCCCGGTGGGCTTCCTCATCGGCGTGGCGGGCACGGCGACCGTGTACTGGGCCATCGACCCCACGGTCTACGCCGATCCCATGTTCCACCTGCTGGCGGGCAGCACCGTGTTCGGGGCCTTCTTCCTGGCGCCTGACGCGGCCTCCAGCCCGGTCGGCAAGATTCCCCAGACCGTGTTCGGCCTCATCGCCGGAGCCATGGTCGTGATCATCCGCGTGTACGGGGTGTACCCCGACGGCGTGCCCTTCGCCATCATGGTGGCGAACCTGCTCAGCCCGCTGTTGGACCGCCTCCGTCCCAAGTTCTTCGGAGTCAGATAA